A genome region from Altererythrobacter aquiaggeris includes the following:
- a CDS encoding alkene reductase → MHDSLFQPLELGAITAPNRILMAPLTRGRADDGFVPNAMMAEYYAQRASAGLIISEATGISKEGLGWPSAPGIWNEAQVQGWKGVTKAVHDAGGRIILQMWHMGRIVHPVFLDGEPGVSASATTAPGHAHTPQGRQDHQQARALTVADIARVVQDYRTAAINAKTAGFDGVQLHGANGYLVDQFLRSTTNLRTDEYGGSAENRTRFLDEVLTELVDVWGADRVSLRLSPNGDTQGADDPNPAEIFGEAAKVAEKHKIGFLELRQPGPDGTFGATDVPQQDEHIRSIYSGPLVLNSDYGAEDAAGDVKNGRCDAVSFGRPFISNPDLPRRIAVGAEFAPNVNVPQTWYFPGPAGYIDYPTLEQEEAVTAA, encoded by the coding sequence TTGCACGATTCACTTTTCCAGCCGCTCGAACTCGGCGCAATCACAGCACCCAACCGCATCCTGATGGCGCCGCTTACGCGCGGCCGTGCGGATGACGGCTTCGTGCCAAATGCCATGATGGCCGAATATTACGCCCAGCGGGCAAGCGCCGGACTGATTATCAGCGAGGCGACAGGCATTAGCAAAGAAGGCCTGGGCTGGCCATCAGCCCCAGGGATCTGGAACGAAGCGCAGGTGCAGGGTTGGAAGGGTGTCACCAAGGCTGTGCATGACGCAGGTGGCCGGATTATCCTGCAAATGTGGCATATGGGCCGGATCGTGCATCCTGTTTTTCTGGACGGTGAACCGGGTGTTTCAGCATCCGCAACGACTGCGCCGGGCCATGCCCACACACCGCAAGGGCGCCAGGACCATCAGCAGGCGCGCGCGCTGACGGTCGCTGATATTGCCAGGGTCGTGCAGGATTACCGCACAGCAGCGATCAACGCCAAAACCGCCGGATTCGACGGCGTCCAGTTGCACGGCGCCAATGGTTATCTGGTTGACCAGTTTCTGCGCAGCACGACCAATTTGCGGACCGATGAATATGGTGGCAGTGCCGAAAACCGCACCCGTTTTCTCGATGAAGTCCTGACAGAGTTGGTCGACGTTTGGGGCGCGGACCGGGTTTCGCTACGATTGTCACCCAATGGAGACACGCAGGGGGCAGACGATCCAAACCCGGCAGAGATCTTCGGCGAAGCTGCAAAAGTGGCTGAGAAGCACAAGATCGGCTTCCTTGAATTGCGCCAACCCGGTCCCGACGGAACGTTCGGGGCCACTGACGTGCCGCAGCAGGATGAACATATCCGTTCGATCTATTCGGGTCCGCTGGTCCTGAACAGTGATTACGGGGCCGAAGACGCGGCAGGCGATGTCAAAAATGGCCGGTGCGATGCCGTATCGTTTGGCCGGCCGTTTATTTCAAACCCCGATCTCCCTCGGCGGATTGCAGTCGGGGCAGAATTTGCACCCAATGTTAACGTCCCGCAGACATGGTATTTCCCGGGACCAGCCGGTTATATCGACTACCCGACTTTGGAACAGGAGGAAGCGGTTACGGCCGCTTGA
- a CDS encoding DMT family transporter, producing MAKATGPKLEGGQQSVVRNAPQWMALAALLGGNAALALGPWFVRLADTGPVSAGFWRLALAIPFLFLLARREQGGSIRIPKAFWAITFGAGAFFALDIGSWHIGIEQTRLGNATLFGNSGSLLIMAWGLIVLRRRPTLAEFIAVGAAIAGAAILLGRSLDIDPAYLIGDLFCILAGFLYTFYILLLQGARSKMGNWTLLSWSSFIGAPILLAMAIFLGEPVMPTVWWPVIVLALTSQIIGQGLLVWSLGHFPPLIIGMALLTQPAIAALVGWLRFGEVLGPLDIMGMALVAAALAIARSKPGTVISPASPGQS from the coding sequence ATGGCGAAAGCAACCGGGCCAAAACTTGAAGGCGGCCAACAATCCGTTGTGCGTAATGCTCCACAATGGATGGCGCTTGCCGCGCTGCTTGGCGGAAATGCAGCTTTGGCATTGGGCCCATGGTTTGTCCGGCTGGCAGATACCGGTCCGGTATCGGCGGGGTTCTGGCGGCTGGCGCTGGCAATTCCATTCCTGTTTCTGCTGGCCCGCAGGGAACAGGGCGGTTCGATCCGGATACCGAAAGCGTTTTGGGCAATCACCTTCGGCGCCGGTGCGTTCTTCGCGCTGGATATCGGCAGTTGGCATATCGGGATCGAACAAACGCGGCTGGGAAATGCAACCTTGTTCGGTAATTCGGGTAGTTTGCTGATTATGGCCTGGGGACTGATCGTCCTCCGGCGTCGGCCAACCCTGGCGGAATTCATCGCGGTCGGCGCGGCAATCGCCGGGGCTGCAATACTATTGGGGCGCAGTCTCGATATCGATCCGGCCTATCTGATTGGCGACCTGTTCTGCATTCTCGCCGGATTTCTGTACACGTTCTATATCCTGCTTTTGCAAGGCGCCCGGTCGAAAATGGGCAATTGGACCCTGCTAAGCTGGTCGAGTTTTATTGGCGCGCCGATATTGCTGGCAATGGCAATATTTCTGGGTGAACCGGTGATGCCGACGGTGTGGTGGCCGGTTATTGTGCTGGCTTTGACCAGTCAGATAATCGGTCAGGGGCTTTTGGTGTGGTCGCTAGGTCATTTTCCGCCGCTGATCATAGGGATGGCCTTGTTAACGCAGCCCGCCATCGCCGCATTGGTGGGCTGGCTTCGCTTCGGCGAGGTGCTGGGGCCATTGGACATCATGGGGATGGCACTGGTTGCCGCCGCATTGGCGATTGCGCGAAGCAAGCCGGGCACTGTAATCAGCCCGGCATCGCCTGGACAAAGCTGA
- a CDS encoding DUF2254 domain-containing protein, which translates to MTAHIDWLWAKLNSNYWFYPALFSAIAAALALWMVWLDRNGFAEFLNDVAWLIPARPSGASNLLTVIAGSMIGVASTVFSITIAAVAYASGTYGPRLLTNFMQDKGNQFSLATFIGTFVYALVVLRSVRAEDEVAASAADAAATTLPGFVPQLSLLVGMGLMALSVAVLVFFLNHIPASIRINTVLEGIGRRLIEDIGEIYPHPNKGAEPETPPTGQPVLAVESGYIQIIDFKGLADRARTAETRIALGVRTGDFVHPGMALAQLCEGEITDDLAEAIRSELTLGATRTPEQDPQFLIDELVEIALRALSPGINDPFTAITAMHWLGSATAYLGTKDLRKHVPGADADELSPVVPLPDDFEHYLARGFGNIRTAVATSPNAALVMLDTLRNAAAPINDESRSILLAREGEQLIKQVREHLSGPDLEMVEARYLSFVQAMPG; encoded by the coding sequence ATGACCGCACATATCGATTGGCTATGGGCCAAACTGAATTCCAATTACTGGTTCTACCCAGCGTTGTTTTCGGCCATTGCCGCCGCCCTCGCATTATGGATGGTCTGGCTCGACCGTAACGGCTTTGCGGAATTCCTGAACGATGTCGCATGGCTCATCCCGGCGCGCCCCAGCGGGGCCAGCAACCTCCTGACAGTGATTGCCGGATCGATGATCGGAGTTGCTTCTACGGTTTTTTCCATCACGATCGCCGCAGTCGCTTATGCAAGCGGGACTTATGGCCCCAGGCTATTGACCAATTTCATGCAGGATAAAGGCAACCAGTTCAGCCTGGCGACCTTCATCGGCACCTTTGTTTATGCGCTGGTGGTTTTACGCAGCGTGCGTGCAGAGGATGAAGTTGCGGCCAGCGCGGCTGATGCAGCGGCGACGACGCTGCCGGGATTTGTTCCGCAGCTCTCGCTTCTTGTGGGCATGGGCCTGATGGCGCTGTCGGTCGCTGTGTTGGTATTTTTCCTCAATCATATTCCCGCCAGCATCCGGATCAACACAGTGCTGGAAGGGATTGGACGCCGGCTGATCGAAGATATCGGCGAAATCTATCCGCACCCCAACAAGGGCGCCGAACCCGAAACCCCGCCGACCGGGCAGCCGGTGCTCGCGGTTGAAAGCGGTTATATCCAGATTATCGATTTCAAGGGTCTGGCTGACCGTGCGCGAACTGCCGAGACCCGGATTGCTCTGGGAGTACGAACGGGCGATTTCGTACATCCCGGCATGGCCTTGGCCCAACTGTGCGAGGGTGAAATCACCGACGATCTGGCTGAAGCAATCCGTTCCGAGCTCACCTTGGGCGCAACGCGGACACCCGAACAGGATCCGCAATTCCTGATCGACGAGCTGGTCGAGATTGCCCTTCGCGCTTTATCGCCGGGGATCAATGATCCGTTCACGGCAATTACCGCCATGCACTGGCTTGGCTCGGCAACCGCCTACCTCGGCACAAAGGATTTGCGCAAACACGTGCCCGGTGCGGACGCGGACGAATTGTCGCCAGTCGTTCCCCTACCTGATGATTTTGAACATTATCTGGCTCGCGGCTTTGGCAATATCCGCACTGCGGTAGCGACCAGCCCGAATGCGGCGCTGGTTATGCTTGATACGTTGCGCAACGCTGCGGCCCCGATCAATGACGAGTCGCGCTCCATCCTGCTGGCCCGCGAGGGGGAACAACTTATCAAGCAGGTCCGCGAACATTTGTCCGGCCCGGATCTGGAAATGGTCGAAGCGCGCTATCTCAGCTTTGTCCAGGCGATGCCGGGCTGA
- the nadA gene encoding quinolinate synthase NadA, producing the protein MSVVTRFPAGTDLRAEIDRLRKERNAVILAHYYQKPEIQDIADYVGDSLQLSQMAAATDADVIAFCGVKFMADTAKILSPEKIVVLPDMDAGCSLEDSCPPDKFRAFREAQPDHIALTYINCSTEVKALSDVIVTSSSAETILQQIPESQPIIFGPDRHLGGYLNRKFNRDMLLWPGVCIVHEAFSETELIKLKQQHPEAPVAAHPECPANIVDHADFVGSTSGILKFAQDFPGDTLIVATEPHIIHQMEKALPNKNFIGAPGADGNCNCNICPYMALNTMEKLYTALRDLEPRIEIEESLRLRAKKSLDKMLEMAGGTVGQGDLGRA; encoded by the coding sequence ATGAGTGTTGTAACCAGATTTCCCGCCGGCACCGATTTGCGCGCCGAGATCGACCGCCTTCGCAAGGAGCGCAATGCGGTAATTCTGGCGCATTATTATCAAAAGCCCGAAATTCAGGACATTGCCGATTACGTGGGCGACAGCCTGCAATTGAGCCAGATGGCAGCCGCAACCGATGCCGACGTCATTGCGTTTTGCGGCGTGAAATTCATGGCCGACACCGCTAAAATACTCAGCCCGGAAAAAATCGTGGTGTTGCCGGATATGGATGCCGGCTGCAGCCTTGAAGACAGTTGCCCGCCGGACAAATTCCGCGCCTTCCGCGAGGCTCAGCCCGATCATATTGCGCTCACGTATATCAATTGCTCCACCGAGGTGAAAGCTCTGAGCGACGTCATCGTGACCAGCTCCAGCGCGGAAACAATCCTTCAGCAAATTCCGGAAAGCCAACCGATCATTTTTGGCCCGGACCGGCATCTTGGTGGGTATCTCAATCGCAAGTTCAACCGCGATATGCTGCTGTGGCCTGGCGTTTGTATCGTCCATGAGGCTTTCAGCGAAACCGAGCTGATCAAACTGAAGCAGCAGCATCCCGAGGCGCCGGTTGCGGCGCATCCCGAATGTCCTGCCAATATTGTAGATCATGCGGATTTTGTCGGTTCGACCAGCGGCATTCTCAAATTTGCACAAGACTTCCCCGGTGACACATTAATCGTCGCGACGGAGCCGCACATCATCCACCAGATGGAGAAGGCACTGCCAAACAAAAACTTTATCGGTGCACCTGGTGCCGATGGCAACTGCAACTGCAATATTTGCCCGTATATGGCGCTCAATACGATGGAAAAACTCTACACCGCCTTGCGCGATCTGGAGCCGCGTATCGAAATCGAGGAAAGCCTGCGTCTCAGAGCCAAAAAGAGCCTCGACAAGATGCTGGAAATGGCTGGCGGAACCGTTGGTCAGGGTGATCTTGGAAGGGCTTGA
- a CDS encoding DUF4230 domain-containing protein, producing the protein MADNLKVHGGGAGSKPAEPTITREKSLARLQGVPWLVVIVLLAAVAWLTWRAFFYQEEGDPVGSAMLAFEKQNSLTVFSSRFEVVAESEDARGVMGIDILKSRQAAIIPATVEYRLDLSRIGEDRLKWTADTETLDVTLPVLKISKPNLDEAQSKVYTEGTYVTRDASTDLSRNNSLQAESKAAEFAKNPEVLALARAAAKDAIRQNLAIPLQIAGYGDVTVNVRFDGERESE; encoded by the coding sequence ATGGCAGACAATCTGAAAGTACACGGCGGCGGCGCGGGTTCGAAACCTGCGGAGCCAACCATTACCCGAGAAAAGTCGCTAGCACGCCTGCAGGGCGTTCCGTGGCTGGTCGTGATCGTGCTGCTCGCCGCCGTAGCGTGGCTGACCTGGCGCGCATTCTTCTATCAGGAAGAAGGTGACCCGGTTGGTAGCGCGATGCTGGCATTCGAAAAGCAGAATTCGCTTACCGTCTTCAGTTCGCGATTTGAAGTGGTGGCCGAAAGCGAGGATGCGCGCGGGGTGATGGGCATCGACATCCTGAAGAGCCGCCAGGCTGCGATAATTCCGGCAACAGTGGAATACCGGCTGGATCTGTCCCGCATCGGCGAGGACCGCCTGAAATGGACCGCCGATACAGAAACGCTCGATGTCACGCTGCCCGTGTTGAAAATTTCGAAGCCCAACCTCGATGAAGCGCAGTCAAAGGTCTATACCGAGGGCACATATGTGACGCGCGATGCCTCTACTGATCTAAGCCGCAACAATTCGCTCCAAGCCGAAAGCAAGGCTGCCGAATTTGCCAAGAACCCCGAGGTTCTGGCGCTGGCACGTGCGGCAGCGAAAGATGCTATCCGGCAAAATCTTGCTATACCTTTGCAAATCGCCGGATATGGCGATGTTACCGTGAATGTCCGCTTTGATGGCGAGAGAGAATCCGAATGA
- a CDS encoding MBL fold metallo-hydrolase, producing MKAPPQPWPTGLVETPEPLVRRVLAPNPSPYTYTGTQTYLVGNAGDVAVIDPGPDDPRHIDAIVSAVGKSRIAAICCTHTHRDHSPAAAPLAARTGAPVVGCAPLVIADDGPRSDAPFDATYAPDRVLQDGESMTGTGWTLTAVHTPGHTSNHLCFSVEESGALFTGDHVMGWSTSVIVPPDGDMGDYMKSLDKLYRRDDRVYYPAHGPAVANPRQLVRGMIGHRRQRENQILRLLGEDARAIAAMVPLMYKGLDKRLIPAAGMSVKAHLLDLERRGIVTRSGEIWQTI from the coding sequence ATGAAGGCCCCGCCCCAACCTTGGCCCACAGGTCTGGTCGAAACGCCGGAACCATTGGTCCGCCGCGTACTCGCTCCCAATCCATCGCCCTATACATATACAGGGACTCAGACCTATCTGGTGGGCAATGCTGGAGATGTGGCAGTGATCGATCCGGGACCGGACGACCCCCGGCATATAGACGCAATCGTGTCAGCGGTGGGCAAGTCACGAATTGCCGCGATCTGCTGCACCCATACGCACCGCGATCATTCACCTGCTGCTGCGCCTCTGGCGGCGCGTACAGGCGCACCCGTTGTGGGGTGCGCGCCGCTGGTAATCGCGGACGATGGCCCACGCTCGGATGCGCCTTTTGACGCCACTTACGCCCCGGACCGGGTCCTGCAGGATGGTGAGAGTATGACGGGAACCGGCTGGACACTGACGGCGGTACACACACCCGGACACACATCCAATCATTTGTGTTTTTCGGTCGAGGAAAGCGGGGCGCTGTTCACGGGTGATCATGTGATGGGCTGGTCGACCAGTGTGATCGTTCCGCCCGATGGCGATATGGGGGACTATATGAAGAGCCTCGACAAACTTTACCGCCGCGATGACCGGGTGTATTATCCAGCGCACGGGCCGGCGGTTGCAAATCCACGACAATTGGTGCGCGGCATGATCGGACATCGCCGCCAGCGCGAAAACCAGATTTTGCGGCTTCTGGGCGAAGATGCCCGGGCAATCGCTGCAATGGTGCCCTTGATGTACAAGGGGCTTGATAAAAGGCTGATCCCTGCCGCCGGTATGAGCGTAAAGGCCCATTTGCTGGATTTGGAACGCAGGGGCATAGTCACACGTTCTGGAGAGATATGGCAGACAATCTGA
- the glpK gene encoding glycerol kinase GlpK: MSKDLILVLDAGTTSTRAMLFGFDGSLHSAKQAELEQFYPKPGWVEHDAAEIWAATLSCAQSIVADAGHGNIAAIGITNQRETVVAWSRTTGQPLTKAIVWQDRRTAPFCEQLRNAGHEAAVQSKTGLRLDPYFSGTKMRWMLDNDAAVRAAADSGDLAFGTVESWLVFKLTGGKKHITDASNASRTLLLSLDEADWSKPLCDILGVPRAALPEIVDNCGDFGSTDSELFGAPIVITGLAGDQQSATIGQGCLSVGDCKATFGTGAFVLANKGTQIPHSKHRLLGTVLYQLDGRRHYALEGSVFVAGSLVKWLRDSLGIIGSAAETEKLARSVTNSGEVVIVPALSGLGAPHWRSEARGVIAGLSFNSGKAQIARAALEAMAHQTHDLASAFDADGAAWTSLKIDGGMSANDWMAQDIADIMNLPVERPDFVETTALGAAMLAGVGAGIYSSLEEASVRMRGAVKAFKPVMPEPERRDRLSRWAKALAAA, encoded by the coding sequence ATGAGCAAAGATCTGATCCTCGTCCTTGACGCCGGAACCACCTCGACCCGTGCCATGCTGTTCGGGTTTGACGGAAGCCTGCATAGCGCAAAGCAGGCTGAGCTGGAGCAATTCTACCCAAAGCCCGGCTGGGTAGAACATGATGCGGCCGAAATCTGGGCAGCGACCCTGTCTTGCGCCCAATCGATTGTTGCGGACGCAGGCCACGGAAATATCGCCGCGATAGGAATCACTAACCAGCGCGAGACCGTGGTGGCATGGAGCCGGACGACAGGACAGCCGCTGACCAAAGCCATTGTCTGGCAGGATCGCCGGACTGCACCATTTTGCGAACAATTACGAAATGCCGGGCACGAGGCCGCAGTGCAGAGCAAAACCGGCCTTCGGCTCGACCCCTATTTCAGCGGCACAAAAATGCGCTGGATGCTCGACAACGACGCGGCGGTTCGCGCGGCTGCGGATAGTGGAGATCTGGCATTCGGAACAGTCGAAAGCTGGCTGGTATTCAAGCTGACGGGCGGAAAAAAACACATCACCGATGCCAGCAACGCTAGCCGCACGCTGCTGCTTTCGCTTGATGAGGCAGACTGGAGCAAGCCGCTCTGTGATATTTTGGGAGTGCCGCGCGCCGCTTTGCCGGAAATAGTCGATAATTGCGGTGACTTCGGATCGACCGATAGCGAATTGTTCGGTGCCCCCATCGTCATCACCGGCCTGGCGGGCGACCAGCAATCCGCCACTATCGGTCAGGGCTGCCTGTCGGTGGGTGATTGCAAAGCGACCTTTGGTACGGGCGCTTTCGTTCTTGCCAACAAGGGCACGCAAATCCCGCATTCGAAGCACCGATTGCTCGGTACGGTGCTTTATCAGTTGGACGGGCGGCGCCATTACGCATTGGAAGGGTCGGTTTTTGTTGCCGGCAGCCTGGTGAAGTGGCTGCGCGATTCACTCGGGATAATCGGCAGTGCCGCGGAAACCGAGAAGCTGGCGCGATCGGTAACAAACAGCGGCGAGGTCGTGATTGTCCCCGCCTTGTCCGGTTTGGGAGCGCCGCATTGGCGATCAGAGGCGCGCGGTGTGATCGCGGGGCTCAGTTTCAACAGCGGCAAGGCGCAGATTGCGCGCGCTGCGCTCGAAGCGATGGCGCATCAGACGCATGATCTTGCAAGTGCGTTTGATGCGGATGGTGCGGCATGGACCAGCCTGAAGATCGACGGCGGGATGAGCGCAAACGACTGGATGGCGCAGGATATCGCCGACATCATGAACCTGCCGGTCGAGCGTCCCGATTTTGTCGAAACGACCGCCTTGGGTGCGGCAATGTTAGCCGGGGTCGGCGCGGGAATTTACAGCTCACTCGAAGAAGCGTCCGTCAGAATGCGCGGCGCAGTTAAAGCCTTCAAACCCGTTATGCCCGAACCGGAAAGACGCGACCGTCTTTCGAGATGGGCCAAGGCGTTGGCTGCGGCCTGA
- a CDS encoding DUF1465 family protein translates to MISPTDINPRIVELLYSEALLLADDVRASFQLSGNLAGGGDSEDMLRVAHSCEGLRTTTRMMHVLAWLLNRRAYFAGDLSEFQLRRHGRLPSDNSSENEHLVRLAPEIRKLVEKTERFHARIARLDEAWRTKFIMDPPAIHRLHERIGHAIG, encoded by the coding sequence ATGATTTCACCTACCGACATAAATCCACGGATTGTGGAATTGCTTTACAGTGAAGCGCTGCTCTTGGCTGACGATGTGCGCGCGTCGTTCCAGTTATCCGGCAACCTGGCTGGAGGCGGCGATTCCGAAGACATGCTCCGTGTGGCGCATTCATGCGAAGGATTGCGGACCACCACCAGAATGATGCACGTACTGGCTTGGCTATTGAACCGGCGGGCATATTTCGCCGGAGATCTTAGCGAGTTTCAGCTTCGCCGTCATGGCAGATTGCCATCGGATAACTCTTCGGAAAACGAACATCTCGTCAGGCTGGCGCCTGAAATTCGCAAGCTGGTCGAAAAGACCGAACGGTTTCACGCCAGAATTGCCAGACTGGACGAAGCTTGGCGCACGAAATTCATCATGGACCCGCCAGCCATTCACCGTCTGCATGAACGGATCGGACATGCTATCGGTTGA
- a CDS encoding YdcH family protein, with translation MSEEEMRKRLAALRSEHRDLDAAIDALTAAGSTDQLQIARLKKRKLGIKDQISVFEDYLIPDIIA, from the coding sequence GTGAGTGAAGAAGAAATGCGCAAGCGCCTCGCTGCACTTCGAAGCGAGCACCGCGATCTGGATGCAGCAATCGATGCACTGACGGCGGCGGGATCGACCGACCAGTTACAAATTGCGCGCCTGAAAAAACGGAAGTTGGGAATCAAAGATCAGATCTCGGTTTTTGAAGACTATCTGATTCCGGATATAATTGCCTGA
- a CDS encoding YdcH family protein: MIDCNLPGSAVQAESVRIAATAQEHLMETSHAAALQTKHAGLEARIREEQKRPQPNETEIHALKKKKLRIKEELAHI, translated from the coding sequence GTGATTGATTGCAACTTGCCCGGCTCAGCCGTTCAGGCCGAGTCGGTGCGTATCGCCGCAACAGCACAGGAGCATTTGATGGAAACGTCTCACGCAGCCGCCCTTCAGACCAAACATGCCGGTTTGGAAGCCCGCATCCGAGAAGAACAAAAACGGCCGCAACCTAACGAGACAGAAATTCACGCTCTTAAGAAAAAGAAGCTGCGGATCAAGGAAGAGCTCGCCCATATTTAA
- the ptsP gene encoding phosphoenolpyruvate--protein phosphotransferase, giving the protein MTAATSARTILSRLHEVMASRHHAQGKLDQVVQIIGEELDSEVCSIYLLREGVLELYATRGLNQSAVHVTRLAIGEGLTGQIADHVETLNLAEAAAHPDFAHRPETGEDMYHSFAGVPIVRRQRAIGVLNVQHADPRKYEDVEIEALQTVAMVLAELIDNAGLVDDEGSDAASGKMVESQKLEGLALVKGLASGTAVYHQPRITIEHTVAEDTEAERQRVYLAFDRMRAQIEHMTAQAEFGVGGEHVEVLETYKMFAYDEGWGRRINEAIDSGLTAEAAIERVQQHTRMRMREIGDPLLRDRMHDLEDLANRLLRIVSGQLGTAATKGLRGDTILIARNLGPAELLEYDKRRLKGVILEEGSLTAHVVIVARAMGIPVLGQVGGLRSSLREGDHVLLDAERASVTLRPNQTVIDTFETRFAKNRERQAAYAALRDVEPFSRDGTRIHVMMNAGLRDDMAALSLSGADGIGLFRTEFQFLVSATMPSRDRQTRLYRDVLDGAGSKPVIFRTVDIGGDKAVPYLNSEYTAREENPAMGWRALRLSLERRGLLKAQARSLLEAAAGRQLNVMFPMISEPWEFDAAKEVFEEQIAHLQTQRKMLPDSIRYGAMLEVPSLAEVLDILIPKLSFISIGTNDLTQFLFAADRANPKLAERYDWLSPAILRFLRRIVQSTIGSQIDVTVCGEMGGRRLEALALLGLGIRRLSISPAAVGPIKELVRKVDLTEIGDAMNGWLLSPPENMRTAMLEWAEERGIETD; this is encoded by the coding sequence ATGACCGCAGCCACCTCCGCACGGACGATCCTCAGCCGCCTTCACGAGGTAATGGCATCGCGCCACCACGCCCAGGGCAAACTAGACCAGGTTGTACAGATTATCGGTGAGGAGCTGGATAGTGAGGTCTGCTCAATCTATCTGCTTCGCGAAGGTGTGCTGGAACTATATGCGACGCGAGGGCTGAACCAGAGCGCCGTGCACGTCACCCGATTGGCAATTGGCGAAGGGCTTACCGGCCAGATAGCTGACCATGTCGAAACGCTCAATCTGGCGGAGGCTGCGGCCCATCCCGACTTTGCGCACCGGCCGGAGACGGGCGAAGATATGTATCATTCCTTTGCCGGCGTGCCGATCGTCAGACGCCAGCGTGCAATCGGTGTGCTCAACGTGCAGCACGCCGACCCGAGAAAGTACGAAGACGTCGAAATAGAAGCTTTGCAGACTGTGGCCATGGTGCTTGCCGAGCTGATTGATAATGCCGGCCTCGTCGATGACGAGGGTAGCGATGCAGCGTCCGGAAAGATGGTGGAATCGCAGAAGCTCGAGGGGTTGGCGCTGGTCAAAGGCCTTGCCAGCGGAACCGCCGTCTATCACCAGCCGCGGATAACCATCGAACATACCGTTGCGGAAGATACCGAAGCGGAACGCCAGCGCGTCTATCTCGCTTTCGACCGGATGCGAGCCCAGATCGAACATATGACCGCACAGGCCGAATTCGGTGTTGGCGGCGAGCATGTCGAGGTTCTCGAAACCTACAAGATGTTCGCTTATGACGAGGGCTGGGGGCGGCGGATCAATGAGGCGATCGACAGCGGTCTGACAGCCGAAGCAGCGATCGAAAGAGTGCAGCAGCATACACGGATGCGGATGCGTGAAATCGGCGATCCGCTCCTGCGTGACAGAATGCATGATCTCGAAGATCTCGCCAACCGTCTGCTACGGATCGTCTCAGGTCAGTTGGGCACGGCAGCGACGAAGGGTCTGCGCGGTGACACTATTCTCATTGCCCGCAATTTAGGGCCGGCTGAACTGCTCGAATATGACAAGCGCCGTTTGAAAGGCGTCATTCTGGAGGAAGGTTCGCTTACCGCACATGTGGTGATCGTGGCTCGGGCAATGGGGATTCCGGTGCTAGGGCAAGTGGGCGGACTGCGCAGCAGTCTGCGTGAGGGCGATCACGTGTTGCTTGATGCGGAACGCGCTTCTGTCACCCTACGTCCCAATCAGACCGTTATCGACACATTCGAAACGCGGTTTGCGAAAAACCGTGAACGGCAGGCAGCATATGCCGCACTTCGCGATGTAGAACCCTTCAGCCGTGATGGTACGCGCATTCACGTGATGATGAATGCCGGTTTGCGCGATGACATGGCGGCTCTCAGCCTGTCGGGTGCTGATGGGATTGGCCTGTTCCGCACCGAATTCCAGTTTCTGGTATCTGCCACGATGCCTTCGCGCGACCGCCAGACACGATTATACCGTGATGTGCTGGACGGGGCTGGATCAAAGCCGGTCATTTTCCGCACGGTGGATATTGGCGGCGATAAGGCGGTGCCGTATCTCAACAGCGAATACACAGCGCGGGAAGAAAATCCGGCGATGGGGTGGCGTGCTTTGCGGCTGTCGCTCGAACGCAGGGGACTGCTGAAGGCACAAGCTCGATCTTTGCTCGAAGCGGCCGCAGGCCGCCAACTCAACGTCATGTTTCCGATGATTTCGGAACCGTGGGAGTTCGATGCCGCCAAAGAAGTCTTCGAAGAACAGATCGCGCATTTGCAGACACAAAGAAAAATGCTGCCGGATTCCATCCGGTACGGTGCGATGCTCGAAGTGCCGTCACTCGCCGAAGTGCTCGATATTCTGATCCCGAAGTTGTCGTTCATCTCGATCGGGACGAATGATCTGACCCAGTTTTTATTCGCCGCCGATCGGGCAAATCCGAAGCTGGCAGAGCGTTATGACTGGCTGAGCCCGGCTATTTTGCGGTTTTTGCGCCGGATCGTCCAGTCCACCATCGGCAGTCAGATCGATGTAACCGTTTGCGGCGAAATGGGCGGTAGGCGGCTTGAAGCACTTGCACTTCTTGGGCTGGGTATTCGCAGGCTATCCATCAGCCCCGCTGCAGTCGGACCGATCAAGGAACTGGTTCGCAAGGTCGATTTGACAGAAATCGGCGATGCGATGAACGGCTGGCTGTTATCGCCGCCGGAAAATATGCGGACAGCGATGCTGGAATGGGCTGAAGAACGCGGGATCGAAACCGACTGA